The sequence AGCGCGAGCCCGAACTCTTGCAACAACAGCCGGGTCGGTCGGGGGATGTAGCCCGTGATTTTTCCTACCTTTCCGAAGTGTCCCAAGATTAATCCGACCAGGAGAGGACCGCCCGCCAGACCGAGAGTGATGGCGCTGGAGCCGGGCAGTGCGAAAGGAACCATGCCGAAGAGGATACCGAGGGCGAGCCCGATGGAAAGAGAAATGAGATCGGTCTCCCCGAGGCTCTGTGGGCGGTGTCCGACAAAGTCGGAGAAAGTGGCAAGGCTTTCCTGAGGACCGACGACAGTGATCTGATCGCCGTTTTCGATGCGGGTATGGTTGCCAGCGGCGAACTCGTAGTCGAGTCGGCGGACCCGAGTGACGATGACCCCGTGCTCGCGAAGAGGTCCGATCTCTTTGATGGTTCGGCCCACCACATTCTTGGAGGTGACGAGAAGCAGTCGACGCTCGTTCTCGGCGTCGCGAACGAGGGGCTCTTTGCATTCTTCCCCGAGGTAATCGATGGCAATCTTCATCTCGCGGTTCCGCCCAACGAGGTAGAGTTTTTGCCCGATGGAGAAAGTGTCTTCGTAGCGGAGGGGAACGAGCTGAGCCCCTTTTTGCACCCGGGAAACGGTGCAGGATTCGAATTCTTCGAGGCCGCTGTTGGAGATCTTCTTGCCCGCAAGATTGGGATTGGTGACTTCGACAAGGGCGGTGCGCACGATGTCGTCAGCCTCATCCTTCACCTCGTCTTTCATTTGGGAAAGATCAATCTTGAGGATTCGCGGCAGCAGTTGGACGAAAAGGACGACGGCGATGACCCCGAAAGGATAGGCGATCCCGTATCCGACGACCAAGTTCGATTGTCCGGCGGTGGAAAGAGCCTCCGTGGCGGCAGCCAGAGCCGGTGTACTCGTCAGGGCTCCGGCGAAGAGTCCTCCGGCCAGATCAAAGGGAATGTTGAACAGCCATGCTACGGCATAGGTCGTAGCGGTTCCGATGAGGACGACGACGACCGAGAGCTTGAGGAGGGCAATCCCCTCACGCTTGAGGCTCGAGAAAAAGCGGTTCCCGGCGCCCACTCCCACACAGTAGGCGAACAGAAGGAGCCCGATGGTCCCCGTAGCCGCTGGAACGGTGTAGCCAAAGTGACCCGCAACCAAAGCGAGAAAAAGAACCCCGGAGGTCCCGAGATTGATCCCTTTGATACTAATCTTGCCCAAAGCCATTCCCACCCCGAGGAGGAGGAAGAGCAGTAGATAAGGATTTCCGAGAGTTTGTTCGAGGAAGCTAGGTTCAGGCATGGTTTCAATACCTCGCTAGTGACCCGAGCTGAACGATGCAAACGGGAAAGCGGGTCGGCCCGAGAAAGAATGTCATCTCCTTGCGTTATCGGCCCCGGATGTCTTAGATTCTCTCGGTACCCCAATTTATGAATGCCGAAACCATTCTACTCGTCTTCGAAATTTGTTTTCTGATCCTCTTCACCGGGTTTGGTGTCCGATTTGTATTTTACGATGAGGATGGCCCAAATCTGGATGCTTTTTACAAAAAGTATCTCAACGGGAGGGTCCGTAAGAAATATGCCGAGTTCACCCGTACGGTCGGTTTTCTCCTGCTGACCGTTTCAGTCGTCTATCTTGCGCTTTTGATCTGGAATCAATTCTCTCCGGTGGTTCTGTTGTTCACTGGTGACTGATTCTCTGGCTTCTTCCTCTTCGCGTAAAATCATCCATGTCGATATGGATTGTTTTTACGCGGCGGTAGAGATGAGAGACGATCCCGCCCTCCGCAAGGTGGCCTTGGCTGTCGGGGGATCCGGTCGGCGCGGGGTTGTGTGCACCTGTAATTATAAGGCGCGCTCCTTCGGGGTTCGTTCTGCAATGCCGAACTTCATGGCCCTGCAGCGATGTCCCGAGTTGGTCTTTGTCCGGCCGCGATTTGAGCACTATCGGGAAATTTCCCGGGGGATTCGCGAGATCTTTTATTCCTATACGCCCTTGGTGGAGCCGCTTTCTCTCGATGAGGCCTATTTGGACGTATCCGGGCTCGGCCGCCCGGCGACGGAGATCGCGACCGAGATTCGCGAGCGAATCCGTAAGACCTTCCGCCTGCCGGTCTCGGCTGGAGTCGCCCCGAACAAGCTCTTGGCGAAGATCGCCAGTGATTGGCGCAAACCCAATGGCCAGTTCGTCATTCGCCCCTCTGGAGTCGAGAAGTTTATGGAGGATCTCCCGGTCCGTCGATTGTGGGGCGTAGGGCGTCGTGCGGAGGAAAAGTTGGAGCGGATGGGCTGCAGCACCTGCAAAGAATTGCGGGAGCTTTCGATCCAGGCTCTGGAGGAGGCCTTCGGTAAGTTTGGTCTCGAGCTCTACTATCAAGCCCGGGGGCAGGATGAACGCGCGGTCCAGCCGTCACGCATCCGCAAATCCTTGAGTAATGAGAGAACTTACTCGGAAGAGATCAGGACCGAGGAGGAACTGATTGAGCGAGTCGGGGATCTCCATGAGGAGCTTTGCGCGGACCTCGCCAGCCGTCCGGAATTGCGGGATAAAATCGCCGGCCCATTTGTCAAAGTGAAGTTCACCGACTTCTCGCAAACCACCATCAGCCGTACCGGCATTGGCTGGGACCTCCCGGTCTATGTCGAGCTCGGCAAGGAAGCCTTCAGCCGCAAAGAAATCGGAGCCCGCCTCTTGGGGGTAGGCGTCCGCTTCGTCGAGTCGGGAACGGTCGGAGGACAGCTCCTACTCCAACTCTAGGCCCGCGGAAAGAACGGGAAAGCCAAAGTAGCGAGAGCTTCCAGCTCTCGATTTGCGTGGGAAGGGAGAGAGCTGGAAGCTCTCACTACTTCGGCTGGGTTGCCTGGGAGGCCTTTTGCGGTGGTGAAGAGAAGGTAGCGAGAGCATCCTGCTCTCGATTTGCGTGGGAAGGGAGAGAGCTGGAAGCTCTCACTACTCTGGCTGGGTTGCCTGGGTAGGGCTTT is a genomic window of Puniceicoccus vermicola containing:
- a CDS encoding aspartate:alanine exchanger family transporter; amino-acid sequence: MPEPSFLEQTLGNPYLLLFLLLGVGMALGKISIKGINLGTSGVLFLALVAGHFGYTVPAATGTIGLLLFAYCVGVGAGNRFFSSLKREGIALLKLSVVVVLIGTATTYAVAWLFNIPFDLAGGLFAGALTSTPALAAATEALSTAGQSNLVVGYGIAYPFGVIAVVLFVQLLPRILKIDLSQMKDEVKDEADDIVRTALVEVTNPNLAGKKISNSGLEEFESCTVSRVQKGAQLVPLRYEDTFSIGQKLYLVGRNREMKIAIDYLGEECKEPLVRDAENERRLLLVTSKNVVGRTIKEIGPLREHGVIVTRVRRLDYEFAAGNHTRIENGDQITVVGPQESLATFSDFVGHRPQSLGETDLISLSIGLALGILFGMVPFALPGSSAITLGLAGGPLLVGLILGHFGKVGKITGYIPRPTRLLLQEFGLALFLASAGIKGGMNIVETLMTQGWTLLVAGMLIVIVPLCLAYFVCRKFLKLNFLQTLGGACGAMTSTPALGVISSKTESPVPVISYATAYPAALILMTVFAKMIVSTT
- the dinB gene encoding DNA polymerase IV, which gives rise to MVTDSLASSSSRKIIHVDMDCFYAAVEMRDDPALRKVALAVGGSGRRGVVCTCNYKARSFGVRSAMPNFMALQRCPELVFVRPRFEHYREISRGIREIFYSYTPLVEPLSLDEAYLDVSGLGRPATEIATEIRERIRKTFRLPVSAGVAPNKLLAKIASDWRKPNGQFVIRPSGVEKFMEDLPVRRLWGVGRRAEEKLERMGCSTCKELRELSIQALEEAFGKFGLELYYQARGQDERAVQPSRIRKSLSNERTYSEEIRTEEELIERVGDLHEELCADLASRPELRDKIAGPFVKVKFTDFSQTTISRTGIGWDLPVYVELGKEAFSRKEIGARLLGVGVRFVESGTVGGQLLLQL